The proteins below come from a single Gossypium raimondii isolate GPD5lz chromosome 2, ASM2569854v1, whole genome shotgun sequence genomic window:
- the LOC105788050 gene encoding auxin-responsive protein IAA27 has product MSTPLEHDYIGLSETSSVERSSDKIPSSSSSSSSSTHPNEDKTTRTSLNLKGTELRLGLPGSQSPERKVSLFCKDLESNERSNGFAVSPLKNLMSGAKRGFSDAIDGPNGKWVFPMNGKCDVELAKGAILASPRAVLEGKNKLPSGREVGGLPQSPKPVQDKNILVPSANEHSNAPASKAQVVGWPPIRSFRKNTMASNSAKNSEDAAGCLYVKVSMDGAPYLRKVDLKTYKTYKEISSALEKMFTCFTLGHCSSNGLAVRDGLSESRLMDLLHGSEYVLTYEDKDGDWMLVGDVPWEMFIDTCKRLRIVKGSEAIGLAPRAMEKCKNQS; this is encoded by the exons ATGTCAACACCTTTAGAACATGATTACATAGGCTTATCAGAGACTTCTTCAGTGGAAAGAAGCTCTGATAAGatcccttcttcttcttcctcctcctcctcttcaaCTCATCCCAATGAAGACAAAACCACCAGAACTAGTCTCAATCTTAAAGGAACTGAGTTGAGACTTGGCTTGCCAGGTTCTCAGTCCCCTGAGAGAAAGGTCTCTCTTTTTTGCAAAGATTTGGAGAGTAATGAAAGAAGTAATGGTTTTGCTGTAAGCCCTTTGAAGAACTTGATGTCTGGAGCAAAAAGGGGTTTCTCAGATGCCATTGATGGACCTAATGGGAAATGGGTTTTTCCCATGAATGGTAAATGTGATGTAGAGTTGGCTAAAGGTGCCATCTTGGCCTCTCCTAGGGCTGTTTTGGAGGGTAAAAACAAACTACCTTCCGGGAGAGAGGTTGGTGGCCTTCCTCAGTCTCCAAAGCCAGTTCAAGACAAGAACATTCTTGTTCCTTCTGCAAATGAGCATTCCAATGCTCCTGCTTCAAA GGCACAGGTGGTAGGATGGCCACCAATACGGTCATTCCGGAAGAATACGATGGCCTCAAATTCGGCGAAAAACAGTGAGGATGCCGCTGGTTGCCTCTATGTAAAGGTGAGCATGGATGGTGCACCATACCTGAGGAAGGTTGATCTCAAGACCTACAAAACCTATAAGGAAATCTCATCAGCTTTGGAGAAGATGTTCACCTGTTTTACACTTG GGCACTGCAGCTCCAATGGACTTGCTGTACGAGATGGTCTGAGTGAGAGTCGTTTGATGGATCTTCTCCACGGATCTGAGTACGTGCTGACTTATGAAGACAAGGACGGCGATTGGATGCTGGTTGGAGATGTTCCGTGGGA GATGTTCATCGATACCTGTAAGAGACTACGGATAGTGAAAGGTTCAGAGGCAATTGGACTAG CTCCAAGAGCAATGGAGAAATGCAAGAACCAGAGTTAA